Proteins found in one Sporosarcina sp. FSL K6-3457 genomic segment:
- a CDS encoding methionine gamma-lyase family protein, translating to MMLNEQDELLLEKAEAIEDKLAPFFKDVEKIAFYNQRKVLAAFRKNMVSDFHLTGSTGYGYDDSGRDVLEQVYADVFGAEDCLVRNQIISGTHAISISLFGILRPGDELLYITGKPYDTLESIVSGKGKDTGSLQDYGITYKHIDLNEDGSVNFDEVVKNMHSKTKMIGIQRSKGYSDRPSFLVDEIGEMVCKVKAINPDVIVFVDNCYGEFVEVKEPMEVGADLMAGSLIKNPGGGLVRTGGYIAGRANLVEQCAYRMTSPGLGAEAGASLDTLLEMYQGFFLAPHVVSQAVKGALFTAALLEDFGLTTSPHYTEKRTDLIQSVSFENADQMIAFCRTIQANSPINAHYAPEPSYMPGYTDDVIMAAGTFIQGSSIELTADGPIRPPYTAYVQGGLTYEHVKTAVLSSIEKLMEDGLIKP from the coding sequence ATGATGTTGAATGAACAGGATGAGTTGCTGCTAGAAAAAGCGGAGGCGATAGAAGACAAGCTAGCTCCGTTTTTTAAAGATGTAGAAAAAATAGCGTTTTACAATCAACGGAAAGTGCTTGCAGCCTTCCGTAAAAATATGGTGAGTGATTTTCATCTAACAGGCTCGACAGGCTATGGTTACGATGATAGTGGTCGTGATGTGTTAGAGCAAGTTTACGCTGATGTTTTCGGAGCGGAAGACTGCCTCGTGCGCAATCAAATTATTTCTGGTACGCATGCCATTTCCATCAGTCTTTTCGGTATCCTTCGCCCTGGTGATGAACTGCTATATATTACAGGGAAGCCGTATGATACGCTAGAATCTATCGTATCTGGTAAAGGGAAAGACACAGGCTCGTTACAAGATTATGGCATTACCTATAAGCATATTGATTTGAATGAAGACGGTTCAGTTAATTTTGATGAAGTGGTAAAAAATATGCATAGTAAAACGAAGATGATTGGGATTCAGCGATCGAAGGGCTATTCAGATCGCCCATCTTTCTTAGTGGATGAGATTGGTGAAATGGTTTGCAAAGTGAAGGCTATAAATCCTGATGTTATTGTTTTCGTCGATAATTGCTACGGGGAATTTGTTGAGGTTAAAGAGCCGATGGAAGTAGGAGCCGACTTAATGGCAGGCTCACTGATTAAGAACCCGGGCGGTGGGCTTGTACGAACAGGTGGCTATATTGCAGGTCGTGCCAATCTTGTTGAACAATGTGCGTACCGTATGACGTCACCAGGACTTGGAGCGGAAGCTGGGGCATCGTTGGATACGTTACTTGAGATGTACCAAGGATTTTTCCTCGCGCCGCATGTCGTCAGCCAGGCGGTAAAGGGAGCACTATTTACAGCGGCCCTGCTTGAAGATTTCGGACTCACGACGTCGCCTCATTATACGGAAAAAAGAACAGACTTAATCCAATCGGTATCCTTTGAAAATGCGGACCAAATGATTGCCTTCTGTCGAACAATCCAAGCCAATTCGCCTATCAATGCGCACTATGCACCGGAACCATCGTATATGCCGGGTTACACGGATGATGTCATTATGGCTGCAGGGACCTTCATTCAAGGCTCCAGCATTGAGTTAACAGCAGATGGCCCGATCAGACCGCCATATACTGCGTATGTGCAAGGTGGACTTACGTATGAGCACGTGAAGACAGCGGTGCTGTCCTCTATCGAGAAGTTAATGGAAGATGGGTTAATCAAGCCATAG
- the lexA gene encoding transcriptional repressor LexA: MKKISKRQEDILSFIKEEVKKKGYPPSVREIGEAVGLASSSTVHGHLARLESKGFIRRDPTKPRAIEVLDPEGLEAMKPGVINVPLVGKVTAGLPITAIENIEEYFPLPESFGTTEDKLFMLEIVGNSMVEAGILNGDHVVVKQQQTANNGEIVVAMTEDDEATVKRFFKEKNYFRLQPENSSMDPIIVDNVSILGKVVGVYRLIH; the protein is encoded by the coding sequence ATGAAAAAAATTTCGAAGAGACAAGAAGACATTTTATCTTTTATTAAAGAAGAAGTTAAGAAAAAGGGATATCCGCCATCCGTGAGAGAAATTGGCGAAGCTGTTGGTTTAGCATCAAGCTCGACCGTTCACGGCCATCTCGCACGATTAGAAAGCAAAGGTTTCATTAGACGAGATCCAACGAAGCCAAGAGCTATCGAAGTGCTCGACCCAGAAGGATTGGAAGCGATGAAACCAGGTGTTATCAACGTTCCCCTAGTCGGTAAAGTAACGGCAGGCCTACCGATTACAGCGATTGAAAATATCGAGGAGTACTTCCCTTTACCAGAATCATTTGGGACAACTGAGGACAAGCTCTTCATGCTTGAAATTGTCGGCAATAGTATGGTTGAAGCCGGAATTCTAAACGGCGACCATGTCGTTGTTAAGCAACAACAAACGGCGAACAATGGAGAAATTGTTGTCGCTATGACAGAAGATGATGAGGCAACAGTGAAACGTTTCTTCAAGGAGAAAAATTATTTCCGACTTCAACCTGAAAACTCATCAATGGATCCCATCATCGTTGACAATGTTTCAATTTTAGGTAAAGTTGTCGGTGTGTATCGCTTAATTCACTAA
- the mutS gene encoding DNA mismatch repair protein MutS — protein sequence MTTHTPMIQQYLQVKAQHEDAFLFFRLGDFYELFFTDATEASQILEITLTSRDASGGRERIPMCGVPYHSAAGYIETLVRKGHKVAICEQTEDPKTAVGIVKREVVRIITPGTMTEGKTIDANTNHFIGAVDSLEGDHYALAYLDLATGEGKVERVEGDERSLIAEIEALGMREIVVGERLHIALSDSMAKRSIVLSIEHGEERIETAGLFGNIPAAVTEACSMLVSYIKRTQKTALDHIRPFEFIQKQAKLSIDANSMRNLELVQSIRNGSKEGTLYWLLDETVTAMGARKLKMWIHQPLADQTMIDNRLETVSELMEEFFLSDELKTNLKEVYDLERLAGRISMGSASGRDLAQLRNSLRRVPEVKRLLQEAQRPLLNNFAQRIDVCEVALTMLEASIAEDPPLSVKEGGVIKDGYDAKLDQYRDASKNGKAWLAELEREERERTGIKTLKIGYNRIFGYFIEITKSNIHLADLERYERKQTLANAERYITPELKDKEDLILNAEAEGQELEYRLFSTVRDNMKTHIRKIQHLASVLSELDVLLSFAAVSEKRNYVKPVFQEGIALEIKNGRHPVVEKMMDHSLYVPNSCKLAEQANMLLITGPNMSGKSTYMRQVALTVVMAQIGCYVPCEYAYLPVTDQIFTRIGAADDLASGQSTFMMEMMESQHAIANATEKSLLLFDEIGRGTSTYDGMALAQAMMEYIHHEIGANTLFSTHYHELTNLDKELSRLENVHVAAMEQDGKVVFLHKVMAGPADKSYGIYVAELAGLPAPLLERAKNLLATFESTEQLVPIADEPEQLTFFDLQKEELPIRSTEEQQVLDTLASYDVLNMTPLQAFQYIYEMKEKLSSSESSGRPRINK from the coding sequence ATGACAACACATACACCAATGATTCAGCAATATTTACAAGTGAAGGCACAGCATGAGGACGCATTTTTATTTTTCAGGCTGGGCGACTTTTATGAACTATTTTTTACGGATGCGACAGAGGCATCACAAATTCTTGAAATAACATTGACCAGCCGTGATGCCTCGGGGGGGCGTGAACGAATTCCGATGTGCGGCGTGCCGTATCATTCAGCAGCTGGCTATATCGAAACACTAGTCCGCAAAGGGCATAAAGTGGCGATTTGTGAACAAACAGAAGATCCGAAAACGGCGGTTGGCATCGTTAAACGAGAAGTCGTTCGAATTATTACACCGGGTACCATGACGGAAGGCAAAACGATTGATGCCAACACGAATCATTTCATCGGTGCTGTGGACAGCCTGGAGGGCGACCACTATGCACTCGCCTATCTTGACCTAGCGACGGGTGAAGGGAAAGTCGAACGTGTGGAAGGAGACGAACGGTCGTTAATCGCTGAAATCGAAGCGCTTGGCATGAGGGAAATCGTTGTCGGTGAAAGGCTCCATATCGCACTTAGTGATAGTATGGCAAAACGTAGTATCGTGTTATCTATTGAACATGGCGAAGAGCGTATTGAAACAGCGGGGTTGTTTGGCAATATTCCGGCGGCAGTAACAGAGGCATGTAGTATGCTCGTGTCCTATATTAAACGGACGCAAAAAACAGCACTCGATCATATCCGGCCGTTTGAATTTATCCAAAAGCAGGCGAAGCTATCTATCGATGCTAATTCTATGCGCAATCTGGAGTTGGTTCAATCGATTCGCAACGGCAGTAAAGAAGGTACATTGTATTGGCTGTTGGATGAAACCGTGACAGCGATGGGGGCACGCAAACTGAAAATGTGGATTCACCAGCCACTTGCCGACCAGACGATGATTGACAATCGACTCGAAACCGTGTCAGAGCTGATGGAAGAGTTTTTCTTAAGTGATGAGCTGAAGACGAATTTGAAGGAAGTTTATGATTTAGAGCGACTAGCCGGACGAATTTCGATGGGGAGTGCAAGTGGACGGGATTTGGCACAATTACGCAATTCCCTACGTCGTGTTCCGGAGGTTAAACGATTACTACAGGAAGCTCAGCGGCCGTTATTGAATAACTTTGCACAGCGCATTGATGTCTGCGAGGTAGCTTTAACAATGCTTGAAGCCTCCATTGCTGAAGATCCACCGTTATCCGTTAAAGAAGGTGGCGTCATTAAGGATGGTTATGACGCAAAACTCGACCAATACCGCGATGCCTCAAAAAATGGTAAGGCATGGCTAGCAGAACTGGAACGCGAGGAGCGCGAACGAACAGGCATTAAAACATTGAAAATAGGTTATAATCGCATCTTCGGCTACTTTATTGAAATTACGAAATCCAATATCCATCTTGCTGACTTAGAGCGTTATGAGCGCAAGCAGACGCTGGCCAATGCGGAGCGTTACATAACTCCTGAATTGAAGGACAAGGAAGATCTTATCCTCAATGCGGAAGCGGAAGGGCAGGAGCTTGAATATCGTCTATTCAGTACTGTTCGAGATAATATGAAAACGCATATTCGAAAAATCCAGCATCTTGCGAGTGTTTTGAGTGAATTGGATGTCCTTCTTTCATTCGCAGCTGTGTCGGAAAAACGGAACTATGTCAAGCCGGTATTCCAAGAAGGCATCGCCTTAGAAATTAAAAATGGCCGTCATCCTGTCGTTGAAAAGATGATGGATCATTCACTCTATGTGCCGAATAGCTGTAAATTGGCGGAGCAAGCCAATATGCTACTCATCACAGGGCCTAATATGTCCGGTAAAAGTACGTATATGCGACAAGTCGCACTCACGGTTGTCATGGCCCAAATCGGCTGCTACGTTCCCTGTGAGTATGCATATCTGCCTGTTACTGACCAGATTTTCACTCGTATTGGGGCAGCAGATGACCTTGCTTCTGGTCAGAGTACGTTCATGATGGAAATGATGGAGTCGCAACATGCCATCGCTAATGCAACGGAGAAAAGCCTGTTATTATTCGATGAAATCGGGCGAGGGACGTCAACCTATGACGGCATGGCGCTTGCGCAAGCGATGATGGAATATATTCATCATGAAATTGGGGCCAATACGCTGTTCTCCACACATTATCATGAATTGACCAATTTGGATAAAGAGCTATCTAGATTGGAAAATGTCCATGTTGCGGCAATGGAGCAGGATGGCAAAGTGGTGTTCCTTCATAAAGTGATGGCGGGACCAGCAGATAAGAGCTACGGGATTTACGTGGCGGAGCTTGCAGGTCTTCCAGCACCACTTCTGGAACGGGCAAAAAACCTATTAGCTACATTTGAAAGTACAGAGCAACTGGTGCCGATAGCTGATGAGCCAGAGCAGCTGACATTCTTTGATTTACAAAAAGAAGAACTGCCTATCAGGTCCACAGAGGAGCAGCAAGTACTTGATACATTAGCGAGCTATGATGTCTTAAATATGACGCCATTGCAAGCCTTCCAATATATTTATGAAATGAAAGAAAAGCTTAGTTCATCTGAATCCAGCGGAAGACCCCGTATCAATAAGTGA
- a CDS encoding alpha/beta hydrolase, with protein sequence MKDLTMDMTDGFLVHAFILQPDGEPKGHIHLLHGMAEHIGRYEEFAQYLAGQGYIVSGHDHRGHGKTAELNGQLGHFADVGGFERVVLDVYEIVTALRLQYPAKRFILFGHSMGSFVARRYVQLHGQQVDLAVFSGTGGDPGLSRLAGQAAAYLHGKKNGFDQPDHFLNKLLFGEFNKSVRDPKTPFDWLANNPKAVAHYLADPACGFVPTTRFFADLFEGVGKVHAADEINNIPKTLPILLFSGIEDPVGNHGKGVWNAAQHYDRAGMKDVTVLLFEGGRHEMLNENNRQHVFKAVSNWIEKR encoded by the coding sequence ATGAAGGATTTGACAATGGACATGACAGATGGCTTTTTAGTCCATGCTTTTATCTTACAACCGGATGGTGAGCCAAAAGGACATATCCATTTGCTCCATGGCATGGCCGAACATATTGGTAGATACGAGGAGTTTGCACAGTATCTTGCAGGACAAGGCTATATCGTCTCGGGGCATGATCATCGGGGGCATGGCAAGACGGCTGAATTGAATGGTCAGTTAGGGCATTTTGCAGATGTGGGCGGCTTTGAGCGTGTTGTGCTAGATGTCTATGAGATTGTGACAGCTTTACGATTGCAGTATCCGGCGAAGCGCTTCATTTTATTTGGCCACAGTATGGGGTCGTTTGTAGCACGTAGATATGTCCAGTTACATGGTCAGCAAGTAGATCTCGCGGTCTTTTCTGGGACGGGGGGAGATCCGGGCCTCAGTCGCCTAGCAGGTCAGGCTGCGGCCTATTTACACGGCAAAAAAAATGGTTTTGATCAACCGGATCATTTTCTCAATAAGCTGCTGTTCGGTGAGTTTAATAAATCCGTACGTGATCCTAAAACACCATTCGACTGGCTAGCGAACAACCCCAAGGCTGTCGCACACTATCTTGCGGATCCAGCCTGTGGATTTGTGCCGACGACTCGCTTTTTTGCGGATTTGTTTGAAGGAGTGGGAAAAGTGCACGCTGCCGACGAAATTAATAATATCCCGAAAACTTTGCCAATATTACTATTTTCGGGGATTGAAGATCCAGTAGGTAATCATGGCAAAGGGGTTTGGAATGCGGCACAGCATTATGATCGCGCGGGCATGAAAGATGTGACAGTCCTATTATTTGAAGGGGGCAGACACGAAATGCTCAATGAAAACAACCGCCAACATGTGTTCAAAGCTGTGTCCAATTGGATAGAAAAGCGATGA
- the mutL gene encoding DNA mismatch repair endonuclease MutL, which yields MDIIKVMDDTLSNKIAAGEVVERPASIVKELVENAIDADSTVIEIALEEAGLTSIRVTDNGKGMTRLDAVQAFERHATSKITNEHDLFRIRTLGFRGEALASIASVSKISMWTSDGETSGTEVHIDGGRLTKHDNAAFRKGTDMTVSQLFFNTPARLKYMKTIQTELGHTIDLVNRLALSHPNIAFKLSHHSQMLLQTSGSGDQRRVLSDIYGIAVAKKMVPFSGANADYSVHGYVTLPEMTRASKNYMTLIVNGRWVKSNAVNHTVQDAFHTYLPIGRSPVAVINVEGDPFLTDVNVHPSKQHIRMSKEGELLTLMKDAIRAAIKKSIIVPDAIKKEPVKKIQSEQVNIWESFNTIKSSPVPERPTVSEPEPIYQPYEQVDAEVSEQPPQPAWTVNEAPIAPEELSSEPEKTFPSLVPVGQVHGTYIVAQNEDGFFMIDQHAAQERIKYEFFRDKLAEPDNGERQLLLLPLMFHYSSNDKTKIEENKTLLQDVGIFLEEFGPSSYAVKEYPSWFPEGQETEIIEELIEQVLEKRRVDIGKLREEAAIMMSCKRSIKANHHLTLADMERLLHDLAESENPFTCPHGRPVLIHFTTYEIEKMFKRVM from the coding sequence ATGGACATCATCAAAGTGATGGACGATACGTTATCGAATAAAATTGCCGCAGGTGAAGTCGTTGAACGTCCAGCCTCCATCGTCAAAGAACTTGTTGAAAATGCAATTGATGCAGACAGTACAGTCATTGAAATTGCACTGGAAGAGGCAGGTCTTACGTCAATCCGCGTGACGGATAATGGTAAAGGGATGACGCGTCTTGATGCTGTCCAAGCATTCGAGCGCCATGCCACGAGTAAAATTACGAATGAACACGATTTGTTTCGCATTCGGACACTCGGTTTTCGCGGAGAGGCACTTGCCAGTATTGCCTCTGTGTCCAAAATTAGCATGTGGACATCGGACGGGGAAACTTCGGGTACGGAAGTCCATATTGACGGTGGCCGTTTGACGAAGCATGACAATGCGGCCTTCCGCAAAGGAACGGATATGACAGTGTCTCAACTATTTTTCAATACACCTGCTCGTTTAAAATATATGAAGACGATTCAAACGGAGCTGGGCCATACGATTGACCTTGTCAATAGGCTTGCACTCAGTCATCCGAACATTGCCTTCAAACTGTCGCATCATAGCCAGATGCTGCTTCAGACTTCCGGCAGTGGTGACCAACGACGTGTGCTGTCAGATATATACGGCATAGCAGTTGCCAAGAAGATGGTGCCTTTCTCAGGCGCCAATGCCGATTACAGTGTGCACGGTTATGTTACGCTGCCTGAAATGACCCGTGCATCGAAAAACTATATGACGTTAATCGTCAATGGTAGATGGGTGAAAAGTAACGCGGTTAATCATACTGTGCAAGATGCATTTCACACGTATTTGCCAATCGGACGCTCACCAGTTGCCGTTATTAATGTCGAGGGCGATCCTTTTTTAACAGATGTCAACGTTCACCCTTCCAAACAGCATATTCGTATGAGTAAGGAAGGTGAGCTGCTGACGCTGATGAAAGACGCGATACGTGCAGCTATTAAGAAAAGTATTATCGTACCGGATGCAATCAAAAAAGAACCGGTCAAGAAAATCCAATCAGAGCAAGTGAATATATGGGAGTCATTCAATACTATCAAATCATCTCCAGTTCCTGAAAGACCAACTGTTAGCGAACCAGAACCTATCTATCAGCCTTATGAGCAGGTGGATGCTGAGGTCAGTGAACAGCCACCACAACCAGCCTGGACGGTCAATGAAGCGCCAATTGCTCCAGAAGAACTGTCGAGTGAACCGGAAAAAACTTTTCCATCACTTGTTCCAGTTGGCCAAGTACACGGGACGTATATTGTCGCGCAAAATGAAGATGGCTTTTTTATGATTGACCAACATGCTGCGCAAGAACGGATAAAATATGAATTTTTCAGAGATAAGTTGGCTGAGCCGGACAACGGGGAACGTCAGCTACTATTACTACCATTGATGTTTCATTATTCATCAAACGATAAGACGAAAATTGAGGAAAACAAGACATTGTTACAAGATGTCGGCATTTTCCTAGAGGAATTCGGTCCGTCCTCTTATGCAGTAAAAGAATATCCATCTTGGTTTCCAGAAGGACAAGAGACAGAGATTATCGAGGAACTGATTGAACAAGTGCTGGAAAAACGTAGGGTGGATATCGGTAAGCTACGTGAGGAAGCGGCGATTATGATGAGCTGTAAACGGTCCATCAAGGCCAATCATCATTTAACACTCGCGGATATGGAAAGGCTATTGCATGACTTAGCTGAATCCGAAAATCCTTTTACCTGTCCACATGGTCGACCCGTACTCATTCATTTTACGACATACGAAATCGAGAAGATGTTCAAACGCGTCATGTAA
- the cotE gene encoding outer spore coat protein CotE, translating into MKVTLKPPNCPTSILGCWVINHTHQAKKVGKFVEVTGKFDVNVWYSHQDHSKTSVFTECVTYKERIRLHYRDEPTSGKEEIIVNVVQHPNCTEAIISECGEKFIITVERELIVDVIGETKLCVLVHENNFEEEWSFREESSSLNQEHGHHHNHGKRQENREESRQEGRPGPGHDHPRGKDAPSF; encoded by the coding sequence ATGAAAGTGACGTTAAAGCCGCCGAATTGCCCAACGAGTATACTGGGCTGCTGGGTCATCAACCATACGCATCAGGCGAAAAAGGTTGGTAAATTTGTTGAGGTGACAGGTAAATTTGATGTCAACGTATGGTATTCTCATCAAGATCATTCAAAAACGTCTGTCTTCACAGAGTGTGTGACGTACAAAGAGCGGATTCGTTTACATTATCGGGATGAGCCAACGTCTGGCAAAGAGGAAATCATTGTAAATGTGGTCCAGCATCCGAATTGTACAGAAGCAATTATTTCAGAATGTGGAGAGAAATTTATCATTACGGTTGAACGTGAACTGATTGTGGATGTGATTGGTGAAACAAAACTTTGTGTTCTCGTCCATGAAAATAACTTTGAGGAAGAATGGTCATTTCGCGAGGAATCATCATCACTTAACCAGGAACATGGACATCATCACAATCATGGCAAACGACAAGAAAATAGGGAAGAGTCTAGGCAAGAAGGCAGGCCAGGACCTGGACACGATCATCCAAGAGGAAAAGATGCACCATCATTTTGA
- the miaA gene encoding tRNA (adenosine(37)-N6)-dimethylallyltransferase MiaA produces MNRMPEVIAIVGPTASGKTALSVELAKAIGGEVINGDAMQVYRELDIGTAKITVEEMGGVPHHLFDVKEPNESFSVAEYQTAVRYWIKDIQDRGKMPIIAGGTGLYVQSVLYDFRFTEEAADLAVRERLEQELAEQGADALYAKLLSVDPAGAEKIHPNNHRRLVRALEIIEVTGKTKGDHEENAGHAPLYNHLLVGLEMDRDVLYERIDRRVDIMMDKGLLEEAQMLWDAGIRHMQSVQAIGYKELHQTIEDKLLLDEAVELIKKNTRNYAKRQMTYFRNKLEVNWFDAGVGTAEIVKGILTIMKDFEYGKRIR; encoded by the coding sequence ATGAATAGGATGCCGGAAGTAATTGCTATCGTTGGGCCGACAGCATCAGGAAAAACGGCTTTAAGCGTAGAGCTTGCTAAAGCCATTGGTGGGGAAGTCATTAATGGTGATGCGATGCAAGTGTATAGAGAGCTTGATATTGGTACTGCAAAAATTACTGTGGAAGAAATGGGCGGTGTGCCACATCATTTATTCGACGTGAAAGAGCCGAATGAATCTTTTTCTGTGGCGGAATATCAAACAGCTGTCCGTTACTGGATAAAGGATATTCAAGACCGTGGGAAGATGCCGATTATTGCAGGCGGAACGGGTTTATATGTGCAATCCGTGCTGTATGATTTCCGTTTCACAGAAGAGGCGGCGGATCTTGCGGTGAGGGAACGATTGGAGCAGGAATTGGCGGAGCAAGGTGCTGATGCACTCTATGCGAAACTATTGTCTGTCGATCCAGCGGGTGCTGAAAAGATCCATCCTAATAATCATCGCCGACTTGTACGCGCACTTGAAATTATTGAAGTGACAGGCAAAACTAAAGGTGACCACGAAGAGAATGCGGGACATGCACCACTTTATAATCATCTCTTGGTAGGTCTTGAGATGGACCGTGATGTGCTATATGAACGAATTGATAGACGGGTCGACATCATGATGGACAAAGGTTTGTTAGAGGAAGCCCAAATGCTATGGGACGCAGGGATTCGACATATGCAGTCGGTTCAAGCAATTGGCTATAAAGAACTTCATCAAACGATTGAAGACAAGCTGTTGCTAGATGAGGCTGTTGAATTGATTAAGAAAAATACACGTAATTATGCGAAAAGGCAAATGACTTACTTCCGCAATAAGTTGGAAGTGAACTGGTTTGACGCAGGGGTGGGGACCGCGGAAATTGTTAAGGGAATTTTGACAATTATGAAGGATTTTGAGTATGGAAAGCGAATAAGATAA
- the hfq gene encoding RNA chaperone Hfq, giving the protein MAQGNMQETFLNSLRKNNTFVTVFLLNGFQLKGLIKSYDNYTVLLETDGKQQLIYKHAISTYVPAKPVILKDEE; this is encoded by the coding sequence ATGGCACAGGGGAATATGCAAGAAACATTTTTAAACTCGTTACGAAAGAATAATACATTTGTAACGGTATTTTTACTCAATGGATTTCAATTGAAAGGACTTATTAAATCGTATGATAATTATACTGTCTTACTTGAAACAGACGGAAAGCAGCAATTGATTTACAAACATGCGATTTCTACTTATGTCCCAGCGAAACCGGTTATTTTGAAAGACGAAGAGTGA
- a CDS encoding RicAFT regulatory complex protein RicA family protein, protein MEKLYTKDEIVAKANEIAMMIANTEEVEFFKRAEAQINENQKIRENIASLKTLQKQAVNFQQYGKDKAQNLVEDKIDKIQAEIDEVPIVQQFKQSQMDVNDLLQLVSNAIANGVTDEIMRSTGGDVTRGETGSYIKNTTYDKL, encoded by the coding sequence ATGGAAAAGTTATATACAAAAGATGAGATTGTCGCAAAAGCGAATGAAATTGCTATGATGATTGCGAATACAGAAGAGGTCGAGTTTTTCAAGCGTGCAGAAGCTCAAATTAATGAAAACCAAAAAATTCGTGAAAATATCGCGAGTTTGAAAACATTACAAAAACAAGCTGTTAACTTTCAACAATATGGAAAAGATAAAGCACAGAATTTAGTTGAAGATAAAATCGATAAAATTCAAGCTGAAATTGATGAAGTTCCGATTGTCCAACAATTTAAGCAATCACAAATGGACGTCAATGATTTGCTACAACTTGTATCGAATGCGATTGCTAACGGTGTGACAGATGAAATTATGCGCTCAACAGGCGGCGACGTAACACGCGGAGAAACTGGCTCTTACATCAAAAACACAACATACGACAAACTATAA